agctctggggaaccctgaaataaagtgtcttctcattggttttcgtgaagaacaatcaaaagagtctctgattggtgcattcatgttagcacgatgAGTGAGCAGgggccgtaaggttcaaatagccaatatTTGGCTATGAGAACACTACGACGAATGTTCTACGACGCATgtagtaatcagggagacgtgggatcgagtcccgctcaaggcaaaaaccaatttttcggatgggtgtgtcgaaaggtaaaatgcacggtatgtgtttgTCTCTGTATCATAATGTAGCATTCGCATTTAAATCATGTGGAAATACCAGGAACAAAATATTCTATTCccaaaaatagacacttttctctCACTTGGGTGATGGACGCTCGACCCAGAACAGAGTGTCTCACGCCTGTAAATGcaattttcccgcctttttctgATTATCTTCGAAAGGTGTTGTGGGTGGTGATAACCAAGCGCGCATTGTTCAGTGGGACACCTGATTGGATCGCCATCATGCCTCCGAAGAAGAAGGTGGCGAATGAAGCGAGTAAAAAGACCgaacagaaaaagaaagaaaaaataatagagGTTATTGACAGAACTATTGTGTGAGAAGTTTTATATGTCTTTCCCACTGTGTGTTAACCCATGTCCTTGCTCACTTTTAAAGGACAAAACTTTCGGCTTGAagaacaagaaaggaaaaaagcaaCAAACGTTCGTCAAACAAGTTACTCAACAGGTTGGGAAAGTGATCATGTTCTCTTTGATTTTATGTGGTTTCAACAATATATAATCGATCGATTTCTGTTGTCCCGATGTCAGGTCAAATATGGCGGAAATCCGAGCACCAGAAAGGTATTGAAATTAATTTGTCACGTGTGTACAAGTTGtatcaaataggccattttctatatattaaatattcagcttgaaagtgaggcagtgaggacaaagacaatagaaacacTTGAGAactaatgtgaaaaatatttacatatcatctactttcctttgtctttgtcctcactgactcgctatcaagctgaattatGTTAACACAGATGGTAATGCAAACACAGCCATTTTAAATCCATATCACAGAAATGTTTGTTACAAGCAGttccaagaattatttgaagagcTTCCTCAAAAGAAAGACCATAggccataaataaataaatcaataaacaagtaaataataagatgttgatgatgattatggcaataataaataatagtttacgtcatagaaagtgcggcgtacggggttttattcgcGAGTTGTTTGTCTCAAAAACCCCAAACTCAGAACTCAGATGCTGTGTATTTGTTAACTAATGAACACGTTTCTCTTAACTCAAGTGGAAAACATCCATGACTGACACTCGTAGTGTGTGGGGTCAGATGTGCAATGAAGCCTGGAGGACTTGACATTTTCCACAAACGTCTTGCATTCAGCATTATGACAATACAATTATGTTGCCAGCCCATAGGTGGGGAGTTCAGTTTTATACAGAAACAACAAGAGAATGCAGTTTCATATGGAAAGTGTGTAATATGAGATCATATTTGTGCCACTTTAGGAGAGATGTAGGAGTGTAGGAGAGATGTGTGTTTGTGTAAATGCAAAGGAgctgttgttttaatttttgtttgtccAATATTATTTGTTTAGCTTGCTCAGGAACAAGACAACAAGGTATGATTTTAATTTAAGTCAAACATGCTATTGCTCTTGCAAATTGAGCAAACATTATCTAGCTGATGTTGTAGTTGTATGTAAACATACCATGTAAAAAATAAGTTACAGAAAGTCCTTCCTTTGGTTGCTCTTCGGCTTTTGGGCTATTTCCAAGTTTGCGTACTTAGTCTTGTAGGCATAATGTGTGGTtacagaaaatatccataccccccccccccacggatggttaatggaaattcctagggggtgggggggctaAAGGGTAGAAATTTCCGAGGGGTATGGGGGATGCCCACGAGAGGAATTTTCCACAGGGTTGTAAAAGATGCGATCGATCGTACAAGACATACGtggattattttgatttgtagcacaacaaaaattagaaatagatgcccttttgagaaaaaaacttaaagatgtttgtctcaaacgttttttttctttgctgggcGTTCGCTATCATCTCTCCAACGACGAACGGTCCCTTCATTTTGGCTCGCACTGTACTGTGTTTACAcgtgaaaaatcaagatggctgacCGTAGCATATTAATACCCAGACCCCTAGGTTCTCTCTGCCTTTCTTTATAGAAGTCCTTGGTAAGCTTTCGGGACCGAAATCTAAAGAATAAAAGCGCTTGTCTGAGCTGAAAACCCAGTTAAATATGGTTTGTACACTGCACTTGAATGTAAAAATAGGCCCGTAATTATTGGGACTTTCCAAAGAAGGGGCCCCAGGCTCAGCTGCTCAGCATGAGATTCGCTTTATGCCGGTAAACGCTGAGACTCTCTATGGATATTTCCGACGAAACTGAAGTCACgaggatcgaagaaaataaatcgGCGATCTTATGATCAAGTTTGACAACCATAGTCGTGCAATGACAAGGATAGAAAACTGCCAAAAAGTGTGCTGCACGataagagtttttgttttgctttttgaacccgttgcctttattttattgttcccaTCGTCGCGTTTGTTTTACGTCGGGGTTGCTCGAACTCGCTAGTAGCGTTACCAGAAAACAATTCGTCTTATGCGACAATTTcgtcgaaaaaccaacaatgttATGGAAAACGCCCGACGAAAACGACATTCGCGGACATTCGCAGGTAACCATAGAGAGGCTCATTTAGTCTGAAATGCCATACAGTTTAAAAGCCTTCTGGCAAGTTACGCCTGATAGGTTACTTTTGTTCCGGTAAGcagcagtgaattttgttttagacttcAACTAGATTGTACTAGGCATTAAAGCgaacatttcttagaaatgTACATAAGTTAAACTTAATTACAAAGATCGACTTTGTGGTGACTTTATGACCCGAGGCCGAACATTTAACGATAAACTTTgtttgtaaaatagtttttttagtagATCCGTTtcgaaatttgaatattttcacaTAGTTCAATGTTAAATCAATAGTTAACTTTGAAGTTATGCTGTAAATGTTGCACTTGAGATGAAAATGACTTAGACAAGACATGTACATAGTGAAACTTAATTACAGCGTCAGAAATCAACTTTCGGACCGCGGCCGGAAGCCAAAGATGTACCGATaaactttgtctgtaaattagtttttagtagattcgttttgaaattcgaaaattttcacatagttttatttcaatgaatagttcaaattagaagtcatgctgtaaatgttttcttgagaTGACATAAACTTATTACTCTCTGTTTTCGTGCCTCGCGTGTTTCGCTGGACGGACTCataaaaaagagagactgctcatCGTCTCGCAAGCTTGTTCTACCTGCGTAAGAAATACAAATTGCcttgtaaaagattacaaatatatcaaagattataaaaattgtgTCTTATGATGAGAACAGTTAATTTTAAGCGGTACATGGTCGAAAATCTCTAAATGCTGCAATGTAatgccatgaaaaagaaaataggaaattcctggggggtgggggggttatACATGACCCCTCTGGAacggaaattccgagggggtgggggggtctaATCGGAAGaaccatccgtggggggggtatggatattttctggaaccacacaatggACACTGCATTCTGAGTCCAGGGAAACTTATCTGGAACACTGTGCCCCAGATTGCTATCAATTTAATTGCGGCAAAGGTACAATGACAATGGAAACTCTTTGCAATAGTAATTGATAATATCATTCACTGAAGTGGACGTGAATGGTGGTGGATATCATCTGAGACGCAAAGCAGCAAGTTAAATTTACACCACTTTCACAGACACTTAGCTGAAtagtaacaatattattgcttttAAAAAACACAATACAAGTTGATCCTTGGTAACCAAAGCGAAacaggaagccattttgtttttctctgatTGCTCATACATGTAGTACTTGCTGTTCTCCTCTgagctagccaatcagaatgtgtGGAAAGCACATAAAATTAATGTGGGATTTCTCTCCTTTTTGAGcagaaaaaaacacaagaaCAGAAGAAGAAGGAACAAGATGAATTGAAAGAGCTTTTTAAACCTGTCGTTTCTCAGAAAGTCTCAGCAGGTATTGCACATGGCATGATCAAACCACTACATGTATATCGGCCAATTGTAAAGAATATGTACATATCGACTGTCAGTGGGAGGGCTGGACGGGAAAATACTTTGAAACATTTTATCATATGAGCTCtgtacactattcatgagcactcagaagatgaagtctggacaaaataagtaacaaaaatttgcacagaaaatttatctaatatgttgtttgcatttgcttttctggctgtaaataacttgggtGTTTAAAATGgcgaaatcctctaaaatcgcGTCACACGGAGGAGTGTGTGTTCCTAGCAGGGCCATTAGGCTTCTTCCAGCCCTGCTCGTACTAACGCGTACAGCCCTGATACAGGAATTTTTCCAATGGTTTTACAGTTTGAAAGCCTGCGCGGGGCTGTACTGGCCATATGATAAAGGCAATTCCTTCCAAGGATTATAGCCATTTTTgagaaaataaacattttttaaatgaagtgGCTCTCTTTTTACATTGTGATTTTGAACCCTTTGGCCCTTGAGGTGTTCCCCAGcgatgagtaaaatctgtaagtggtcATTTGAGGAGCAAAGGATTGAATCTCAAAACTTGTGCAGCAGTGTATGGGAAGCCGGGCAGGACAGCTGAAGACTAATCCATCCAGTATTTAGAGGGGAAAATGGGGAACATTTGCATGGAAACCCAGGCCACTGATCTGACTACTACTGTACCACAGCACCTCCATCATCAATTTATAAAAAGCTACTTAGCACCCAAAAATGATGATTAATCTTAAGTGATAGGTTGCTGATGTTAGATTAACTTTGCTGTTGCACTGATGGTATCCATGAAGATATCAACCTGGGTAGAGAGGTATTGCTGACAAGACCCATGACAAGAACAAGCCCTGAACAACCGACAGTAAGCTCAAGAGTCCAGTGGCCATTATATGAAACCTCGAGTAAAGCATGTTTATCGGCTGTTTTACAGGTTATGGTGTAGTGTGATTGAGGATTGGAAATTGTTCAAGTTTTGTAATGAATCCACTCTTGTTGGCAGGAGCTGATCCCAAGTCAGTTGTTTGCgctttttttaaacaaggacTTTGTTCAAAGGGGGACAAATGCAAATTCTCACACGATATTTCTCTGGAGAGAAAAGGAGAGAAGAGAAGTATTTATGTTGATTCCCGAGATGTCGAAGGTACTGACTTTTTTTCTGAATGTTtgttatcaaggcctcagtttgtattatttgcctcagccttcggcttcggaaGATAACACAacctttggccttgataattatcggtATCATGCTCatcctcatccaataattggtAATTATTCTCCTGCAGGGGATGTGGGTAAAAAGAGGGCCTCAAAACAATTTAGCCCCAAGCTTGAAGAACAATGCTAGAGAAAACTCCAGGAATGGTTTCTATAACTATCCAACAATGAGCATTTGCATAATGAATGTAGCTGTCCAAGTTATGCTAACATCAGGGCCGTCAATAACTAGTAATATGAATAATAAGAGATTTGACATTTTTTGTCACTATTCGACAAagcaagtgtttttttttcggtcTGTCATAGATACCATGGACAAATGGGATCAAAATAAACTGGAAGAGGTTATTGCGAAAAAACATggtgaaaaaggaaaaccagTGGGAAAAACAGATATAGTAAGTTAAGATATAGCAAGCTAAGTGTAtcccatacaccttattccaaaatggctgccattttagtattcttttgtttgattgcaaattggcccttttagCCTTGTTCtagtttaaatattcttttgaattttacgtttgaaagcgaggtcaagagggccaatttgcaaggaaacaaaagaatactaaaatggtggccattttggaataaggtgtattaaaaGAGACTTTTAATTGCTGTCCTTATGATGTATCTCATCACCTTAGCAATCCTTACTATGTCTCTTCTCTTAAATTTTCCTCAAGATGTGTCAGcaatgaatatttaacaattattccattcacgcttgttggaCATAAGATGGTAAATGGCCAATGAGGCACATATATAGggcgagttggctataaccagtctcatatccatcaagcgcgaatggaataattgttttattaaattccttaaactccaaaaatttggaagtacaaaATACGAGCAAAAAGGCCCcttctcacaaataacttccatgttcattagttccctgtgggacgttaaagaacccacacactattcgaaaagagaaggggatgaagttcccggtgttgtggctgtcgtctgtgagtatatgggtgggtcgatatagcaggtccacatcagctgaatagctgccaaaacttcaacctgctcaaacaagtaaataacaaacaaacaaacaaacaaacaaacaaacaaacaaaaaagcaagaaattctaCGCGAAATTGAGAACTCTCAAGGGAGACacaatgttgtgtaataccttgtggtcagacagacttaggctcatcacaaaaacatttcttgcctttttgcgtactatacttctaaacgtcggaattgatccaaactttccacaagaaaggttttttttcttttttggcttcattcaaagataaatttcgctttccggcccaaaaaaaaaaagtttagcaATACTTAAcacaatcatttaccatataaggtcaaactaaggtacagtatatgagctgataatgagattgagtgaaccaatcagagcacgcacTCCTCACATGCCCCAGgataaaatctgttaagtatcactctcaggggtcaatgggctAAACATAAGAACATTTTTGTAAATGATgtcaatattaattatttttttgaaaaaattatgcAAATGGTGCTGGATTTGTATTTTAGGTTTGCAAGTTTTTCTTGGAGGCTCTTGAGAAGAATTTGTATGGATGGTTTTGGAATTGCCCTAATGGTGCCAAGTGTATCTACAGACACGCTCTGCCGCCAGGCTTTGTgctaaaaaagaaacaagaaaaggaGAGTAAAGAAGAAATATCAATTGAAGAATTTATAGAAACAGAGGTATGTGAAAtggtaataaataaaaattgttgaAGTGGTCGTGCAGCCTCcagaattttttattttctcttcttAAACACGAAGATGCACTGTGAAAGCTGTgtgccttaggcacatgcaaatgatttatcaatcaaacATGGATGCAACCGAGCTCTTTGATAAAATGTGCAATACATGTTAAAAAAGCCCCTTATGGTAATGTGACCATAATATgtcattaaaattaatattctctgtctttctttcttttcatccT
The genomic region above belongs to Montipora capricornis isolate CH-2021 chromosome 5, ASM3666992v2, whole genome shotgun sequence and contains:
- the LOC138049780 gene encoding zinc finger CCCH domain-containing protein 15-like, giving the protein MPPKKKVANEASKKTEQKKKEKIIEDKTFGLKNKKGKKQQTFVKQVTQQVKYGGNPSTRKLAQEQDNKKKTQEQKKKEQDELKELFKPVVSQKVSAGADPKSVVCAFFKQGLCSKGDKCKFSHDISLERKGEKRSIYVDSRDVEDTMDKWDQNKLEEVIAKKHGEKGKPVGKTDIVCKFFLEALEKNLYGWFWNCPNGAKCIYRHALPPGFVLKKKQEKESKEEISIEEFIETERSKLGENLTKLTLETFLEWKKRKLKEKTDKFEAEQAKKKAEFKSGKVIGRVSGREVFMFKPELAEDDAEDDEATEDMSVYRHNDDDVDDDNDEDEKGITKAKEITLEQMSFAASEADGTGTVDKSSSAAERLKHNEATSTTSPQDRQAPDTTEVDENGLDEACGGSDVPLEDGAGLVNGIPIEESLFQEDDIDDLELDDLEIVD